Proteins encoded by one window of Mangrovibacterium diazotrophicum:
- a CDS encoding HupE/UreJ family protein, translated as MTKKQFVKYIVTALLLFTGSLRSYSHPMPNSLVLIDMHSNGVGLELQLPLVELKLAVGGQIDTNTDDWAEKSKTELKAYILKHLHPSGLNNEDWNVAITDLQVTPPAQGDQNQYQELTVHLWLQPASESDVRSFILDYDVIINQVVTHTALVSIRQDWEAGIYQDQPVQTGTIAMDVVNNIVPPFKVEAQKGSWFEGFKSMLVLGMRHIQEGTDHLLFLLVLLLPAPLLPGRRRWLNFGGVKYSLQSLLKVVTAFTIGHSITLLIGALELVKLPSQLIETLIAFSILVSAIHAIRPIFPKQGIFIAFGFGLIHGLAFANTLTGLKLSPGQMALSILGFNMGIEIMQLFIVLLIVPWLILMSRTSIYREFRVFGAVLGGIAALSWMIDRMTEQTNPLSAYIEKIILYDHWIILFIAALAIISTIFLGKPKVTETRIY; from the coding sequence ATGACAAAAAAACAATTCGTTAAATATATTGTAACTGCGTTGCTCCTTTTCACTGGATCGCTTCGCAGTTACAGTCACCCGATGCCCAATTCGTTGGTTCTTATTGACATGCATTCAAACGGAGTTGGGCTGGAATTACAGCTGCCCCTGGTTGAGCTAAAGTTGGCCGTCGGCGGACAAATCGATACAAATACTGATGACTGGGCTGAAAAATCAAAAACGGAATTAAAAGCCTACATTCTGAAGCATCTGCATCCCAGCGGACTGAACAACGAGGATTGGAACGTTGCCATTACAGACCTACAGGTTACGCCTCCAGCTCAGGGAGACCAAAATCAATATCAGGAACTCACTGTCCATTTATGGCTTCAACCTGCTTCAGAATCAGATGTGCGCTCGTTTATTTTGGATTACGATGTTATCATCAACCAGGTCGTAACTCACACGGCACTGGTCTCAATCCGGCAAGATTGGGAAGCTGGAATTTACCAGGATCAGCCGGTGCAAACCGGAACCATTGCGATGGACGTTGTGAATAATATCGTTCCACCGTTTAAAGTTGAAGCACAAAAAGGGAGCTGGTTCGAGGGCTTTAAAAGTATGCTCGTTCTCGGCATGCGCCACATACAGGAAGGGACAGACCACCTGTTGTTTTTGCTGGTATTGCTTTTGCCTGCCCCACTGCTTCCGGGAAGAAGAAGATGGCTGAATTTTGGAGGTGTAAAATATAGCCTGCAAAGTTTGCTGAAGGTTGTCACAGCGTTTACAATCGGACACTCCATCACCTTGTTGATTGGAGCTCTAGAGCTGGTAAAACTGCCAAGTCAGTTGATTGAAACTTTGATCGCATTTTCCATTTTGGTTTCTGCAATTCACGCAATACGACCAATTTTCCCCAAACAAGGTATCTTCATTGCCTTCGGGTTTGGTCTGATTCATGGCTTGGCATTTGCAAATACGCTGACTGGCCTCAAACTTAGCCCTGGCCAGATGGCGCTTAGTATTTTGGGATTCAACATGGGGATTGAAATCATGCAACTTTTTATCGTTCTGCTCATTGTTCCATGGCTTATTTTGATGAGCCGTACTTCCATCTACCGCGAATTTCGGGTATTTGGCGCTGTTTTGGGCGGAATTGCAGCCCTGTCGTGGATGATCGATCGGATGACGGAACAAACAAATCCACTCTCTGCGTATATTGAAAAAATTATCCTTTACGACCATTGGATAATCCTGTTCATAGCAGCTTTAGCCATTATCAGCACTATATTTCTTGGAAAACCCAAAGTTACAGAAACAAGAATCTATTAA
- a CDS encoding S41 family peptidase, with protein sequence MIKQCLVFMTVLLAWCGTTRAADQEARLLRFPAIMGNEIVFSYAGDLYSVPADGGKARKLTSDIGYEMFAKISPDGKTIAFTGQYDGNTEVFTMPAEGGSPKRLTYTATLGRDLVSDRMGPNNIVMGWSPNGKEIIYRSRKQSFNSFKGQLFKVSTEGGLSEELPLAEGGFCSYSPDGSKLAFNRVFREFRTWKYYKGGMADDVWIFDFKTKEVKNITNNDAQDIFPMWAGDEIFFLSDRDRTMNIFVYNTKTGTTEKVTNFDTYDVKFPSIGGDQIVFENGGYIYKMSVKDKTPVKVPVYIDNDFIYARNEWKDASKQIFNADASPDAERLLFSARGDVFSVPAEKGLTLNLTQTPGVHEREATWSPDGKYVAYLSDESGEFELYMKEAKIGAKAIQLTSGADTYKFSIDWSPDSKKIMWSDRKLRLRYVDVETKKVTDVIDSEWGQVRAYNWSPDSKWIVFSNPTDNDFSKISVYNLDSKEIKDVTDNWYDSGSPRFSADGKYIVFVSERDFNPTYSSTEWDHSYSDMARVYLAILSKDTPSPFALENDTVKVEEEKSDAKKDDSKEEKSDDKSVKIDFDGIQERILSLPIKASNYYNVNLVGDNVYYSQYDHGVTTKLYDLKDKKETDLGKFTYGITSNNKKMIVREKGKYAIISLPVGPVKVDKTVDTSNMDVWVDYQKEWKQIYDESWRQMRDFFYVSNMHGLDWKAMHDKYAVLVPYVRHRDDLTYLIGELIGELNVGHAYVLSGERPEPKRIKTGLLGAKISADKSGYFKIDEILKGANWDEKLRSPLTEVGVDAKAGDYIVAVNGISTTTTNDVYSMLVGLAGKEVELSLNSKASEDGARQVLVKPIADESELYYYNWIQTNIEKVNKATNGEVGYIHIPDMGPDGLNMFARLFYPQLNKKGLIIDDRGNGGGNVSPMILERLQREVQRSNTRRNYKHPTSVPTKMMMGPKVLLIDKYSASDGDLFPYGFKHYNLGTVIGTRSWGGVVGISGSLPFMDGADLRKPEFASYSSEESKWIIEGHGVDPNIVLDNDPYQEYMGNDAQLNKAIELIKEKVKTEYKPLPAIPEAPDKTK encoded by the coding sequence ATGATCAAACAGTGTTTAGTTTTTATGACGGTCTTGCTGGCCTGGTGCGGTACAACGCGCGCAGCCGATCAGGAAGCACGTCTGTTGCGTTTTCCGGCCATAATGGGAAACGAGATTGTGTTTTCGTATGCAGGCGACCTGTATTCGGTTCCGGCAGATGGCGGAAAAGCACGCAAACTGACCTCGGATATTGGCTACGAGATGTTTGCCAAAATCTCGCCCGATGGGAAAACAATTGCTTTTACCGGACAGTACGACGGCAATACCGAAGTTTTTACGATGCCAGCTGAAGGCGGCTCGCCCAAGCGATTGACGTACACCGCAACTTTGGGGCGCGACCTGGTTTCGGACCGCATGGGGCCAAACAACATTGTGATGGGGTGGTCGCCCAATGGTAAAGAAATCATTTACCGTTCGCGCAAGCAAAGTTTTAACTCATTCAAAGGGCAGCTGTTTAAAGTTTCAACCGAGGGCGGACTTTCGGAGGAATTGCCTTTGGCTGAAGGTGGCTTCTGCAGCTATTCACCCGACGGGTCGAAGTTGGCATTCAACCGTGTTTTCCGCGAATTCCGTACCTGGAAATACTATAAAGGCGGTATGGCCGATGATGTGTGGATCTTCGATTTCAAAACGAAAGAAGTTAAAAATATTACCAATAACGACGCACAGGATATTTTCCCGATGTGGGCGGGCGACGAGATCTTCTTCCTTTCGGATCGTGATCGGACGATGAATATTTTTGTGTACAACACGAAAACGGGAACAACGGAAAAGGTAACCAATTTTGATACCTATGATGTGAAGTTCCCGTCGATTGGTGGCGACCAAATCGTGTTCGAAAATGGTGGCTACATCTACAAAATGAGCGTGAAAGACAAAACGCCCGTGAAAGTTCCGGTTTACATTGACAACGATTTTATTTATGCCCGGAACGAATGGAAAGATGCGTCGAAGCAGATCTTCAATGCTGATGCGTCGCCGGACGCCGAGCGATTGTTGTTCAGTGCCCGTGGCGATGTATTCAGTGTTCCGGCAGAAAAAGGCTTGACTCTGAACCTGACGCAAACGCCCGGAGTGCATGAGCGCGAAGCAACCTGGTCGCCCGATGGAAAATATGTGGCTTACCTGTCGGACGAAAGCGGCGAATTTGAGCTTTACATGAAAGAAGCGAAAATTGGCGCCAAAGCGATTCAGCTGACAAGCGGTGCGGATACCTATAAGTTCAGCATCGATTGGTCGCCCGACAGCAAGAAAATTATGTGGTCGGACCGGAAACTGCGCTTGCGTTATGTCGATGTGGAAACGAAGAAAGTGACGGATGTGATTGATTCGGAGTGGGGGCAGGTTCGCGCTTATAATTGGTCGCCCGACAGTAAATGGATTGTTTTCAGCAACCCGACGGACAACGATTTTTCGAAGATTTCGGTTTACAACCTCGACTCGAAAGAGATTAAAGACGTGACTGATAACTGGTACGACAGCGGTTCGCCGCGCTTCTCGGCCGATGGCAAATACATTGTTTTTGTATCGGAGCGCGACTTCAACCCAACTTACAGTTCTACAGAATGGGACCATTCCTACTCGGACATGGCCCGTGTTTACCTGGCTATTTTGTCGAAAGATACCCCTTCTCCTTTCGCCCTGGAGAACGACACGGTGAAAGTAGAGGAGGAGAAGTCGGACGCGAAAAAGGACGACAGTAAAGAGGAAAAATCGGATGATAAGAGCGTAAAAATCGACTTCGACGGTATCCAGGAGCGCATTCTGTCGCTGCCGATTAAAGCATCAAACTATTACAATGTCAACCTGGTTGGCGATAACGTGTACTATTCGCAATACGACCATGGAGTTACCACCAAACTTTACGATCTGAAAGACAAGAAAGAAACCGATTTGGGCAAATTTACCTATGGCATCACGTCTAATAACAAGAAGATGATCGTACGCGAGAAAGGTAAATATGCCATTATTTCGTTGCCGGTTGGGCCTGTCAAAGTTGATAAAACGGTGGACACCTCGAACATGGATGTTTGGGTGGATTACCAGAAAGAATGGAAACAGATTTACGATGAAAGCTGGCGCCAGATGCGCGACTTCTTTTACGTGTCGAATATGCACGGGCTGGATTGGAAAGCCATGCACGACAAATATGCGGTGCTGGTTCCTTACGTGCGTCATCGCGATGACCTGACTTACCTGATTGGTGAATTGATTGGCGAACTGAACGTTGGTCACGCTTACGTGTTGAGTGGAGAACGTCCCGAGCCGAAGCGCATCAAAACCGGTTTGCTCGGAGCCAAAATCAGTGCCGATAAGTCGGGCTATTTCAAAATTGACGAGATTCTGAAAGGTGCCAACTGGGACGAAAAACTGCGCTCGCCGCTGACCGAAGTTGGTGTTGACGCCAAAGCGGGTGACTACATTGTGGCGGTAAACGGAATCAGTACAACCACCACAAATGATGTATACTCAATGCTGGTTGGCCTGGCCGGAAAAGAAGTTGAGTTGAGCTTGAACAGCAAAGCAAGCGAAGATGGAGCCCGCCAGGTGTTGGTGAAACCAATTGCCGACGAATCGGAATTGTACTATTACAACTGGATTCAAACCAACATTGAAAAAGTAAACAAAGCAACCAACGGCGAGGTGGGCTACATTCATATTCCCGATATGGGCCCTGATGGATTGAACATGTTTGCCCGTTTATTCTATCCGCAGCTGAATAAAAAAGGCTTGATTATCGACGACCGTGGAAATGGTGGTGGTAATGTGTCGCCCATGATTTTGGAGCGTCTGCAACGCGAGGTTCAGCGTTCCAATACACGTCGCAATTACAAACACCCGACTTCGGTGCCAACCAAAATGATGATGGGGCCGAAAGTGTTGCTGATTGATAAATATTCAGCTTCCGACGGTGACTTGTTCCCATATGGTTTCAAACATTACAACTTGGGTACGGTTATCGGAACCCGCAGCTGGGGAGGTGTTGTCGGTATCAGCGGCTCGTTGCCGTTTATGGATGGCGCTGATTTACGCAAACCTGAGTTTGCTTCGTATTCTTCGGAAGAAAGCAAATGGATCATTGAAGGGCACGGTGTTGATCCGAACATTGTTTTGGATAACGACCCGTATCAGGAATACATGGGCAACGATGCCCAGCTGAACAAAGCCATTGAGCTGATTAAAGAAAAAGTGAAAACGGAATACAAGCCGTTACCGGCCATTCCGGAAGCACCGGATAAAACGAAATAG